CGGCGCCACAGTTACCCGCACCTTGTATTGATCCTCTCCAATGCATTCCACCCCCTCGGCCCCGGCCTTGGGCACAACGCGCACCTCCACAAGCCGCCCCTTGAATTCACTCATCGCATGCGCCTGCTTCGCATTTTGAAAAACTTGATGAGAGGCTCCACATAGGATTCGCCCACGCGCACATTAATCGCATCCAGACCCATGGAATCAAAAAGCCGTTTGCGCTCCTGCAGGCGCTTGGCCGTGGCTTCCTCAAACCGGACGCGCACTCCTGCATCCGCGGTATTCACGCTAATTTCCCGGCCTTCCTCTGCATCGTGCACGCGCAGCCAGCCCACGGAAGCAAGCTCTTCTTCCCGCCGGTCCGAAAGCGCAATTGCCACACAGTCGTGGTGCGCATGCGTTAGCCGCAAAGCCTTTTCAAAGTTTTTGTCCAGAAAATCGGAGATGAGAAAAACCACTACGCGACGGCGCTGCACGCGATTGAGATAATTGAGAGCTGCGGCAATATTCGTTCTCCGGCCCTTGGGCTGGTTGTAGAGCACTTCGCGAATCACGCGCAACACGTGACGGCGTCCGCTATCCGGCAGAATCACACGCTCCACCTGATCCGTAAAAAGGAGGAGCCCCACCTTGTCTTTGTTTTGAATCGCGGAAAAGGCCAAAACCGCGGCAAGCTCTGCGGCAAGCTCGGCCTTGGTGCGGCCTCGCGAACCGAAATGGCCTGAAGCGCTGGCATCGACCACGAGCATCACCGTGAGCTGGCGCTCCTGCACAAACTGCTTCATAAAGGGCTTGCCCGTGCGCGCTGTCACATTCCAGTCGATCAGCCTCACATCATCGCCGGGTGTGTATTCGCGCAATTGATCGAACTCAATCCCCTGGCCTTTGAAGCTGCTCTGGTATTCGCCTGCAAAAACTTCCTGCACGAGGCGCCCCGTGCGGATTTCAATGCGGCGTATGGTTCTAAGGATTTCGGGATTGATCATGGATCAGGGTACCTCAACCCCGTCCAATACACGGCGCACCACAGCGTCAGAGTTCAGCTCTTCGGCCTCGGCCTCGT
This genomic window from Candidatus Omnitrophota bacterium contains:
- a CDS encoding DUF58 domain-containing protein produces the protein MINPEILRTIRRIEIRTGRLVQEVFAGEYQSSFKGQGIEFDQLREYTPGDDVRLIDWNVTARTGKPFMKQFVQERQLTVMLVVDASASGHFGSRGRTKAELAAELAAVLAFSAIQNKDKVGLLLFTDQVERVILPDSGRRHVLRVIREVLYNQPKGRRTNIAAALNYLNRVQRRRVVVFLISDFLDKNFEKALRLTHAHHDCVAIALSDRREEELASVGWLRVHDAEEGREISVNTADAGVRVRFEEATAKRLQERKRLFDSMGLDAINVRVGESYVEPLIKFFKMRSRRMR